One Bradyrhizobium sp. CCGB12 genomic window carries:
- a CDS encoding NAD(P)H-dependent oxidoreductase, whose product MPKLLHLSCSPRPDSESSAGAQVFIEGFRQVHPDWDIDVVDLWRERMPDFAGPILEAKYARMNGTGFSDPQRDSFAEAERLALRFSLADRVLISTPMWNFNIPYKLKQFIDVIVQPGLTFRFDPSQGYVPLLKDRPTLVVLASGSDFSTGMNRGRIDMATPYLREVLRFIGINDVRFVAIGPTTGPSQPIRDARDRASKRLAAMAARF is encoded by the coding sequence GTGCCGAAGCTCCTGCACCTTTCCTGCTCGCCCCGCCCCGACTCCGAATCGAGTGCCGGCGCGCAGGTCTTCATCGAAGGCTTTCGTCAGGTCCATCCCGATTGGGACATCGACGTCGTGGACCTCTGGCGCGAGCGGATGCCTGACTTCGCCGGTCCCATCCTCGAAGCCAAATATGCCCGCATGAATGGTACGGGCTTCAGCGATCCTCAACGCGACAGTTTTGCCGAGGCAGAGCGCTTGGCGTTGCGCTTTTCACTGGCCGATCGCGTGTTGATCTCGACGCCGATGTGGAACTTCAACATCCCCTACAAGCTGAAGCAGTTCATCGACGTCATCGTCCAGCCCGGGCTCACCTTTCGATTCGATCCGTCGCAGGGATATGTCCCTCTGCTGAAGGACCGGCCGACACTGGTGGTTCTCGCCAGCGGCAGCGATTTTTCCACCGGCATGAACCGCGGCCGCATCGATATGGCAACACCCTACTTGCGGGAAGTACTTCGCTTCATCGGCATCAACGACGTTCGCTTCGTCGCGATCGGGCCGACCACCGGACCATCGCAACCCATTAGAGATGCCCGCGACAGGGCATCCAAGCGCCTCGCCGCAATGGCTGCGCGGTTCTGA
- a CDS encoding 4'-phosphopantetheinyl transferase superfamily protein, whose translation MVSIGYRECMEMRQLEAECGPFISALPAPLASETFVWSIAVKSAAPLSQLRLRSLSDPRIRGPVEFQNPPEILLWLGATHHLRSATFGSKATLRVDEAKMLLNADESRHLARFRHAEDRMSYLAAHAGARLLLAAVTGQAADRMRIETSPLGKPRLVDAPAGLDFSLSHARGAVTVAAAYMPIGVDIEPLRQITDLDAMVEIALSPEERKTLARTPEALRSRHFLRYWTLKEAILKAAGVGLAVSPHTLIVDAGSSPAVLAVPDALGTAAQWRVITAS comes from the coding sequence ATGGTGTCCATCGGATATCGCGAATGCATGGAGATGAGGCAGCTGGAGGCGGAATGCGGACCATTTATAAGTGCGTTGCCGGCACCGCTTGCAAGCGAGACTTTCGTTTGGTCGATCGCCGTCAAGTCTGCGGCTCCGCTCAGTCAATTGCGCCTGCGATCCCTGTCGGATCCGCGTATTCGAGGTCCAGTCGAGTTCCAGAATCCGCCAGAGATCCTCTTGTGGCTGGGCGCGACACATCACTTGCGTAGCGCGACGTTCGGCAGCAAAGCAACGCTCCGTGTCGACGAAGCCAAGATGCTGCTCAACGCCGACGAATCCAGGCATCTTGCGCGGTTTCGCCACGCGGAAGATCGAATGAGCTATCTTGCCGCACACGCTGGCGCGCGCCTCCTGTTGGCAGCCGTGACGGGGCAGGCAGCCGACCGGATGCGAATTGAGACATCTCCGCTGGGTAAACCGCGACTCGTTGATGCCCCTGCAGGCCTCGACTTCAGCTTGAGCCACGCCAGAGGCGCAGTCACCGTTGCAGCGGCATACATGCCCATCGGGGTGGATATCGAGCCGCTCAGGCAAATAACCGATCTGGACGCCATGGTCGAAATCGCCTTGTCGCCGGAGGAACGCAAGACCCTCGCGAGAACGCCCGAAGCGCTGCGATCCCGTCACTTTCTCCGCTACTGGACGTTGAAGGAGGCAATCCTCAAGGCCGCAGGCGTCGGTCTTGCGGTTTCACCGCATACATTGATCGTCGATGCGGGATCGTCTCCGGCCGTGCTGGCCGTGCCGGATGCACTTGGTACGGCCGCGCAATGGCGCGTCATCACCGCGAGCTAG
- a CDS encoding lysine N(6)-hydroxylase/L-ornithine N(5)-oxygenase family protein has translation MSHQLAIEQDVIGVGFGPSNLALAIALDECAKRSRLKCAPLFVEKQPHFTWHGGMLLPGSDMQISFLKDLVSLRDPTSPFTFVNYLHKRGRLLDFINCRTFHPSRVEFNDYLQWVAGHFKSQAAYGETIIAVEPVMAGQTVTSLRVHSRSLIGGETVRLARNLVVAVGGQPYIPQVFGKAADDRRLLHSSRYLDLIDRLVPRDRAVRVAVVGGGQSATEVTVDLHGRRPEARIDLIFRAHALKPSDGSPFVNEIFNPDYTDFVYAQPAERRDAIVRNFRNTNYAVVDSDLLDQLYRLLYQQRVGGDERIGLRPRSEITNVNAGPNGIEIALVDKFRGESLRSTYDVVILATGYDRETPHGFLEPVRRYIRDAALDRNYRLVTSPAFRPQIHLQGYSESSHGLSDTLLSVLAVRSQEIAESLLSTISRRELIA, from the coding sequence ATGTCTCATCAACTTGCGATCGAGCAGGACGTCATTGGCGTCGGATTCGGGCCTTCCAATCTCGCGCTCGCCATCGCATTGGACGAATGCGCGAAGCGATCGCGCCTGAAATGCGCGCCGCTGTTCGTGGAGAAGCAGCCACACTTCACCTGGCACGGTGGCATGCTGCTTCCAGGCAGCGACATGCAGATATCGTTTCTCAAGGATCTGGTCTCGTTGCGCGATCCGACCAGTCCCTTCACCTTCGTGAATTATCTGCACAAGCGTGGCCGCTTGCTGGATTTCATCAACTGCCGGACGTTCCATCCGAGCCGGGTCGAGTTCAATGATTACCTCCAGTGGGTGGCGGGCCATTTCAAGTCGCAAGCGGCTTACGGCGAAACCATCATCGCCGTCGAGCCGGTGATGGCGGGGCAGACGGTAACGTCGTTGCGGGTGCATTCACGTTCGCTCATCGGCGGCGAGACCGTGCGCCTCGCACGAAATCTCGTGGTCGCGGTTGGAGGCCAGCCATACATTCCGCAGGTATTTGGCAAGGCTGCTGATGACCGCAGGCTGCTGCATTCCAGCCGCTATCTCGACCTGATCGATCGCCTCGTCCCGCGTGATAGGGCCGTGCGTGTGGCCGTCGTCGGCGGCGGACAGAGCGCAACCGAGGTGACGGTCGACCTCCATGGCAGACGTCCCGAGGCGCGCATCGACCTGATCTTTCGCGCCCATGCCCTGAAGCCGTCCGACGGCAGCCCCTTCGTCAACGAGATCTTCAACCCTGACTATACCGATTTTGTCTACGCGCAGCCTGCCGAGCGGCGGGACGCAATCGTCCGCAACTTCCGGAATACGAACTATGCCGTGGTCGATTCCGATCTGCTGGATCAGCTGTACCGGCTGCTCTATCAGCAGCGCGTCGGTGGCGATGAACGGATCGGATTGCGTCCCCGCAGCGAGATTACGAACGTGAATGCGGGACCGAACGGCATCGAAATCGCCCTGGTCGACAAATTCCGTGGCGAAAGCCTTCGTTCGACCTATGACGTCGTGATCCTGGCGACGGGATATGACAGGGAAACGCCGCACGGGTTCCTCGAGCCGGTCCGCCGCTACATTCGCGATGCGGCGCTGGATCGTAATTACAGGCTCGTCACCAGCCCGGCATTCCGGCCGCAGATCCACCTCCAGGGCTACTCGGAATCCTCTCACGGCCTGAGCGATACGCTGCTCTCGGTTCTTGCCGTGCGTTCCCAGGAGATTGCGGAGTCACTGCTCTCGACAATTTCACGCCGGGAACTCATCGCCTAG
- a CDS encoding GNAT family N-acetyltransferase, producing MNKASDSGTGPRAFPVGPYSALTVFQEGDRLRVVANDVTALELRLRERIDHLDVLNASEDRELAARAVSASAEALFAWRPGVDRLVLHFPDGVSLARELMESGLVIMSEEQLVLFPELVMQRPDNWLVNPGRPPLPQFHVMTDGRRHPRRAVKPTGKVYGRFIPWLSEAISFRVADLENDLHLLHRWMNDPRVDAFWNEAGDLDKHRRYLAGILADPHMLPLIGCFGDEPFGYFELYWAKENRIAPFYDAGDYDRGWHVVVGEDAFRGRHYISAWLPSLMHYMFLDDCRTQRIVGEPAAAHSQQLRNLERSGFAKIKNFDFPHKRATLVMLLRERFFGDRLWLPAAAGPAVSS from the coding sequence ATGAACAAGGCTTCGGATTCCGGGACCGGACCTCGTGCGTTCCCGGTCGGCCCATATTCCGCTCTGACCGTGTTCCAGGAAGGCGATCGTCTTCGCGTCGTTGCCAACGACGTGACGGCGCTGGAACTGCGCCTTCGAGAGCGGATCGATCACCTCGATGTCCTGAATGCGTCGGAAGACCGTGAGCTTGCGGCACGGGCCGTATCGGCATCCGCCGAGGCGCTGTTCGCCTGGCGGCCGGGCGTTGATCGGCTCGTGCTGCATTTCCCCGATGGAGTATCGCTTGCGCGGGAGTTGATGGAGAGTGGCCTCGTCATCATGTCCGAGGAGCAGCTGGTGCTGTTTCCCGAATTGGTCATGCAGCGCCCCGATAATTGGCTGGTGAATCCCGGGCGACCGCCATTGCCTCAATTTCATGTCATGACGGACGGTCGGCGGCATCCGCGACGCGCCGTAAAACCGACCGGAAAAGTGTATGGCCGGTTCATTCCCTGGCTGTCGGAGGCCATCTCGTTTCGCGTGGCCGACCTCGAGAACGATCTCCACTTGTTGCACCGCTGGATGAACGACCCCCGCGTCGATGCGTTCTGGAACGAAGCGGGCGATCTCGACAAGCATCGACGATATCTGGCCGGCATCCTGGCCGATCCTCATATGCTGCCGCTCATAGGCTGCTTCGGCGATGAGCCGTTTGGCTATTTCGAGCTTTATTGGGCGAAGGAAAATCGCATCGCGCCGTTTTATGATGCCGGCGACTATGACCGGGGCTGGCACGTGGTCGTGGGCGAGGATGCCTTTCGCGGCCGTCACTACATCAGCGCGTGGTTGCCCTCGCTGATGCACTACATGTTTCTCGACGATTGCCGTACGCAGCGGATTGTCGGGGAGCCGGCGGCGGCGCATTCCCAGCAGCTTCGCAATCTCGAACGCTCGGGGTTTGCGAAGATCAAGAATTTCGACTTTCCCCACAAGCGGGCGACCCTGGTGATGCTGTTGCGCGAACGCTTCTTCGGCGATCGGCTCTGGCTTCCGGCAGCCGCCGGTCCGGCGGTCTCGTCCTAA
- a CDS encoding cyclic peptide export ABC transporter has protein sequence MNSRSGLTAQILHLLQPYWPLVLGGIVLGLVGGASVAALLAVVNHGLYATQADVVTLLLAFAGLCLLILIGSIGADISANYVGQRIIAELRKSLAARILAAPIDQLEIYRTHRLIPVLTQDVDTISDFAFFFSSFFVSLVIALGCMVYLAVLSWPLFLITGAVIVLGSLAHGYARTRGVRGFSAARDSEDQLHKQYRAIAEGAKELRLNRVRRRRVYVEQLQRTVDRISSVQIRSINLFVTARAFGTMLFFVVIGVALTLRPFLWPDSPAAVSSGFVLVLLYMRGPIDQVIGILPALGRAQVAMRRIAELSEQFSSPEHDLLATAPGAPGKLAIESIELRGVTYAFRAVPGSDPFVLGPVDLLVRQGDIVFIVGQNGSGKTTLIKLLLGLYAPHGGTVLRDGLPVLTETRDDYRQLFTTIFSDYYLFEDLIRGEGVVPDVAERYLQRLEVAHKVSVENGVFTTTDLSTGQRKRLALMNAWLEERPVLVFDEWAADQDPAFRHIFYTELLPDLKRLGKTIIVISHDDRYFGIADHLVRLREGKIVASEAKADNVAGSSAVPTDASL, from the coding sequence ATGAACTCACGAAGCGGCCTGACGGCGCAGATCCTGCATCTCCTGCAGCCTTACTGGCCGCTCGTGCTCGGCGGCATCGTTCTGGGTCTGGTTGGCGGCGCCAGCGTCGCGGCGTTGCTCGCGGTCGTCAATCACGGGCTCTATGCCACGCAGGCCGACGTCGTAACGCTACTTCTCGCATTCGCTGGCCTGTGCCTCCTGATCCTGATCGGTTCCATCGGCGCCGATATCAGCGCCAATTATGTCGGACAGCGGATCATCGCCGAGCTCCGCAAGTCGCTGGCTGCCAGGATCCTGGCCGCGCCGATCGATCAGCTCGAAATCTACCGGACGCATCGCCTGATCCCGGTGCTCACGCAGGATGTCGATACGATCAGTGATTTCGCGTTCTTCTTTTCGTCCTTCTTCGTGTCGCTGGTGATCGCGCTCGGCTGCATGGTTTACCTGGCGGTGCTGTCCTGGCCGCTTTTCCTGATCACGGGAGCCGTCATCGTCCTCGGATCGCTGGCGCATGGATATGCAAGGACGCGAGGCGTCCGCGGCTTCAGTGCCGCGCGCGATTCGGAGGATCAGCTGCACAAGCAGTATCGCGCGATCGCCGAGGGCGCCAAGGAGCTGCGTCTCAATCGCGTCCGCCGTCGGCGCGTCTATGTCGAGCAACTCCAGCGCACCGTCGACCGGATCAGCTCGGTGCAGATCAGATCGATCAATCTGTTCGTGACGGCGCGGGCGTTCGGGACGATGCTGTTTTTTGTCGTGATCGGCGTGGCGCTGACCTTGCGTCCGTTCCTGTGGCCCGACAGCCCTGCCGCGGTGTCCAGTGGCTTCGTGCTGGTGCTGCTCTATATGCGCGGACCCATTGATCAGGTCATCGGCATCCTGCCGGCGCTTGGCCGCGCCCAGGTCGCGATGCGCCGTATTGCGGAGCTCTCGGAGCAGTTCTCGTCCCCCGAGCACGATCTGCTGGCCACTGCTCCCGGTGCGCCGGGCAAGCTCGCGATCGAATCCATCGAGCTTCGCGGCGTCACCTATGCCTTTCGCGCTGTGCCGGGCAGCGATCCCTTCGTCCTCGGGCCGGTCGATCTGCTCGTTCGGCAGGGCGATATCGTTTTCATCGTGGGGCAGAATGGAAGCGGAAAGACGACACTCATCAAGCTGTTGCTGGGTCTATATGCGCCGCACGGTGGCACGGTGCTTCGCGACGGCCTGCCCGTCCTGACGGAGACGCGGGACGATTACCGCCAGCTCTTCACGACCATCTTCTCCGACTACTATCTGTTCGAGGATCTCATACGTGGAGAAGGCGTGGTTCCGGATGTCGCGGAGCGCTACCTCCAGCGGTTGGAAGTCGCGCACAAGGTCTCGGTCGAGAACGGCGTGTTTACGACGACGGATCTGTCGACCGGACAGCGCAAGCGATTGGCGCTGATGAATGCCTGGCTCGAGGAAAGGCCCGTCCTCGTATTTGACGAGTGGGCCGCCGATCAGGATCCGGCCTTCCGGCACATCTTCTACACGGAGTTGCTGCCCGACCTGAAGCGTCTCGGAAAGACCATCATCGTGATCTCTCACGACGATCGCTATTTCGGGATTGCGGATCACCTCGTGCGGCTGCGCGAAGGCAAGATCGTCGCGAGCGAAGCGAAGGCAGATAACGTCGCGGGGTCTTCCGCAGTTCCAACCGACGCGTCGCTTTAG
- a CDS encoding siderophore-interacting protein, whose protein sequence is MTLDPLISETRIALPDAAGLAARMVDHLAEHDIAFEDRDGLMVAKLPFGTSSLAVEAEALRIRVEANDKGNLEMLRSVVASHVIEFAGDIAPTIVWSGHESNGGMLANFREVRLKAAITLTPHMRRLTFTGDDIARFVNDDDLHVRLYFPPTGLAKPEWPWPAADGRILWPEPDRRPLTRYYTIRRIDLQSREIDIDFVVHDHAGPGSAFAVDAKTGAICGMAGPLGRGIRPARWLLLAGDETALPAIARILETLPATTTGEAFIEVADRREEVPLVAPSGVEIRWLHREGRPAGTTQLLIDAVKAVRWPDHREVFAWVACEAQALKALRNHLRDERKLARDQHLAVAYWSLRQP, encoded by the coding sequence ATGACTTTGGACCCGCTAATCTCAGAAACCCGCATCGCGCTTCCCGATGCCGCCGGACTCGCTGCGCGGATGGTCGATCATCTGGCCGAACATGACATTGCCTTCGAGGACCGGGACGGCCTCATGGTGGCGAAACTGCCGTTCGGCACCAGTTCCCTCGCCGTCGAGGCCGAAGCGCTCAGGATCCGCGTCGAAGCCAACGACAAGGGCAATCTGGAAATGCTGCGCTCGGTCGTCGCCTCGCATGTGATCGAGTTCGCGGGCGACATTGCCCCGACCATCGTTTGGTCCGGTCATGAATCCAACGGCGGCATGCTGGCCAACTTCCGTGAGGTGCGGCTGAAGGCCGCGATCACCCTGACGCCGCACATGCGCCGGCTGACCTTCACCGGCGACGACATCGCCCGTTTCGTGAACGACGATGACTTGCACGTGCGGCTGTACTTCCCACCCACAGGCCTCGCCAAGCCCGAATGGCCGTGGCCCGCCGCGGATGGACGTATCCTGTGGCCAGAGCCCGACCGCAGGCCCCTCACCCGCTATTACACGATCCGCCGCATCGACCTGCAGAGCCGCGAGATCGATATCGATTTCGTGGTTCATGATCACGCCGGACCGGGTTCGGCGTTCGCCGTCGACGCGAAGACCGGCGCCATCTGCGGCATGGCCGGCCCGCTCGGCCGCGGCATCCGTCCGGCGCGCTGGTTGCTGCTGGCGGGCGACGAAACCGCCCTGCCCGCCATCGCGCGAATTCTCGAGACGCTACCGGCGACGACGACGGGCGAGGCCTTCATCGAGGTCGCCGATCGGCGCGAGGAAGTTCCGCTGGTCGCGCCGAGCGGCGTAGAGATCCGCTGGCTGCATCGCGAGGGCCGTCCGGCCGGGACGACGCAGCTGCTGATCGATGCCGTCAAGGCGGTGCGATGGCCCGACCATCGAGAGGTCTTCGCCTGGGTCGCGTGTGAGGCACAGGCGCTGAAAGCCCTGCGCAACCATCTGCGCGACGAGAGAAAGCTCGCGCGTGACCAGCAT